One segment of Comamonas thiooxydans DNA contains the following:
- a CDS encoding thiosulfate oxidation carrier protein SoxY: MFKNTTRRSMVLNAAAAGASLALPASALAQASSAAKTPLVGPLAPNPAEFKKLMEQFTGGKATQADGLQLDVPVLADNPSAVPVKVKVTLPITEQDWCEEIIVLAELNPSPLACRMQFTAAAGTAEAAARIRLSQSQTVHALARMKSGKVLVAKQATTVAASGCGM; this comes from the coding sequence ATGTTCAAGAACACCACCCGTAGAAGCATGGTGCTGAACGCGGCGGCAGCCGGGGCCAGTCTGGCTCTGCCCGCATCGGCTCTGGCGCAAGCCAGCAGCGCAGCCAAGACTCCCCTGGTCGGGCCGCTGGCGCCGAACCCAGCCGAGTTCAAAAAGCTCATGGAGCAATTCACCGGCGGCAAGGCCACTCAGGCCGATGGTCTGCAGCTCGATGTGCCCGTGCTGGCCGACAACCCCAGTGCCGTGCCCGTCAAGGTCAAGGTGACGCTGCCCATCACCGAGCAGGACTGGTGCGAGGAGATCATCGTGCTGGCCGAACTCAACCCCTCGCCGCTGGCCTGCCGCATGCAGTTCACCGCAGCGGCCGGAACGGCCGAAGCGGCGGCCCGCATACGCCTGTCCCAGTCGCAGACCGTGCATGCTCTGGCACGCATGAAAAGCGGCAAGGTGCTGGTAGCAAAGCAAGCAACGACGGTAGCCGCCAGCGGCTGCGGCATGTGA
- a CDS encoding FAD/NAD(P)-binding oxidoreductase, which produces MQRRHFLWTPPALALGAAAGPAMAAPAIISSQSPILPRKGKGPRIVICGGGWGGLTAARYLRELIPASDVVLLERNPTFWSGPMSNKWLVDIVGTDFVNRDMLHPANKYGYTLLQTEVTGFERDKKLVRTAHGLIEYDFLILSGGIRNDYEAWFGNDQRAIDYTRTHFPNAYIPNQEMLSLKSKVKNFKGGTLVMTLPPPPHRCPPSPYERACLIAWHIKKNKIPGKILILDPKPKIAPIGVGYKQAFEELYADIITHVPNAGVKEVDPFNKQIKTAAGDFKFDDAILMPPHQAADMVWKADLIGKDAATGKPTGWADMHNRLFHARSDDRVYFVGDLMGAISPQFGHYPKSGHVANYVGKIVARNIAERVAGKEVVARLPDNLCYMMVNGDPQEEISVKFEYEVDASGQVNQTQIDMDVRTSDLVKEDFAWINGKFGDFLGT; this is translated from the coding sequence ATGCAACGTCGCCATTTCCTCTGGACTCCGCCCGCACTCGCCCTGGGCGCCGCTGCCGGCCCGGCAATGGCTGCACCCGCCATCATCAGCAGCCAGTCGCCCATCCTGCCGCGCAAGGGCAAGGGTCCGCGCATCGTGATCTGCGGCGGCGGCTGGGGCGGCCTCACGGCGGCACGCTATCTGCGCGAGCTGATTCCCGCTTCCGACGTCGTGCTGCTGGAGCGCAATCCGACCTTCTGGTCCGGCCCCATGAGCAACAAGTGGCTAGTGGACATAGTAGGCACGGACTTCGTGAACCGCGACATGCTGCACCCGGCCAACAAATACGGCTACACGCTGCTGCAGACCGAAGTCACGGGTTTCGAGCGCGACAAAAAGCTGGTGCGCACGGCCCATGGCCTGATCGAGTACGACTTCCTGATTCTCTCGGGCGGCATTCGCAACGATTACGAGGCCTGGTTCGGCAACGACCAGCGCGCCATCGATTACACGCGCACCCACTTTCCCAACGCCTACATTCCCAATCAGGAAATGCTCTCGCTCAAGAGCAAGGTCAAGAACTTCAAGGGCGGCACGCTGGTGATGACGCTGCCGCCTCCACCGCATCGCTGCCCGCCCTCGCCCTATGAGCGCGCCTGCCTGATCGCCTGGCATATCAAGAAGAACAAGATTCCCGGCAAGATCCTGATCCTCGACCCCAAGCCCAAGATCGCCCCCATCGGCGTGGGCTACAAGCAGGCTTTCGAGGAGCTGTACGCAGACATCATCACCCATGTGCCCAATGCCGGCGTCAAGGAAGTGGACCCCTTCAACAAGCAGATCAAGACCGCTGCGGGTGACTTCAAGTTTGACGACGCCATCCTCATGCCGCCCCACCAGGCCGCGGACATGGTCTGGAAGGCCGATCTTATCGGCAAGGATGCCGCCACCGGCAAGCCCACGGGCTGGGCTGATATGCACAACCGCCTGTTCCATGCCAGGAGCGACGACCGCGTGTATTTTGTCGGCGATCTGATGGGCGCGATCTCGCCCCAGTTCGGCCACTACCCCAAGAGCGGCCATGTGGCCAACTACGTCGGCAAGATCGTCGCCCGAAACATTGCCGAGCGCGTGGCCGGCAAGGAGGTCGTGGCCCGACTGCCCGACAACCTCTGCTACATGATGGTCAACGGCGACCCTCAGGAGGAAATTTCGGTGAAGTTCGAATACGAGGTGGACGCCAGCGGCCAGGTCAACCAGACCCAGATCGACATGGACGTGCGCACCTCCGATCTGGTCAAGGAAGACTTTGCCTGGATCAACGGCAAATTCGGTGATTTCTTGGGCACTTAA
- a CDS encoding c-type cytochrome: MLTSAHSALWLAFALAAPLPSLANSAATSLRVQDVAVLAASCANCHGPDGRSTGVIPQLRGLPEAHLLQRLQAFKAGTAKDATVMTRLAKGYDDEQLKALAQWFSKKGP, encoded by the coding sequence TTGCTCACTTCAGCGCACTCTGCGCTATGGCTGGCTTTTGCCCTGGCAGCACCGCTGCCCAGCCTGGCCAACTCTGCCGCCACCTCTTTGCGTGTGCAGGATGTGGCCGTGCTGGCCGCCAGCTGCGCCAACTGCCACGGCCCGGACGGCCGCTCGACGGGTGTCATTCCCCAGCTGCGCGGCCTGCCTGAGGCCCATCTGCTGCAGCGCCTGCAGGCCTTCAAGGCCGGCACCGCCAAGGACGCCACCGTCATGACCCGTCTGGCCAAGGGCTACGACGATGAGCAACTCAAAGCGCTGGCCCAGTGGTTCAGCAAGAAGGGCCCGTAA
- a CDS encoding DUF3460 family protein: MSFFRRPDYRSDTTNFINDLKQQKPELDKQQQAGRALLWDKDVNYEVWEDLRAGRVEQQPYVYQTNHS; encoded by the coding sequence ATGTCTTTCTTCCGTCGCCCCGACTACCGTTCCGACACCACCAACTTCATCAACGACCTGAAGCAGCAAAAGCCCGAGCTGGACAAGCAACAGCAAGCCGGTCGCGCCCTGCTGTGGGACAAGGACGTGAACTATGAAGTCTGGGAAGATCTGCGTGCCGGCCGCGTGGAGCAGCAGCCCTACGTGTACCAGACCAACCACTCCTGA
- a CDS encoding ScpA family protein encodes MSEAEEQTLLPGQNPDAPDPSPSVVDQVALARLYGEPLFALPQDLYIPPDALEVFLEAFEGPLDLLLYLIRKQNFNILDIPMLDVTRQYMTYVDEVRSRNLELAAEYLLMAAMLIEIKSRMLLPPKKQEDGEEAEDPRAELVRRLLEYEQMKLAAQQLGQLPTYGRDFLKATVYIEQSLQPRFPDVEIGELQAAWRDILKRAKLVQSHKITREELSVREYMSQILKQLQGQRFVEFERIFNPEKGSTVLVVTFIAMLELAKETLIEITQAEAYAPIYVRLAYTPV; translated from the coding sequence ATGAGCGAGGCTGAAGAACAGACCCTGTTGCCGGGCCAGAACCCGGACGCTCCTGACCCGTCGCCTTCGGTCGTCGATCAGGTGGCTCTTGCACGCCTGTACGGCGAGCCGCTGTTTGCGCTGCCCCAGGATCTCTATATCCCGCCCGATGCGCTGGAAGTCTTTCTCGAAGCCTTTGAAGGCCCGCTGGACTTGCTGCTCTATCTGATCCGCAAGCAGAACTTCAATATCCTCGACATCCCCATGCTGGACGTGACGCGCCAGTACATGACCTATGTGGACGAGGTGCGCAGCCGCAATCTGGAGCTGGCAGCCGAATACCTGCTGATGGCGGCCATGCTCATCGAGATCAAGTCGCGCATGCTGCTGCCGCCCAAGAAGCAGGAGGACGGCGAGGAAGCCGAGGATCCGCGCGCCGAGCTGGTGCGCCGCCTGCTCGAATACGAGCAGATGAAGCTGGCCGCCCAGCAGCTGGGACAGCTGCCCACCTACGGACGTGACTTTCTCAAGGCCACGGTCTATATCGAGCAAAGCCTGCAACCGCGCTTTCCGGATGTGGAAATCGGCGAGCTGCAAGCCGCCTGGCGCGACATCCTCAAGCGCGCCAAGCTGGTACAAAGCCACAAGATCACGCGCGAAGAGCTGTCGGTGCGCGAGTACATGAGCCAGATCCTCAAGCAGTTGCAGGGCCAGCGTTTCGTGGAGTTCGAGCGCATCTTCAACCCGGAAAAAGGCTCGACCGTGCTGGTCGTGACCTTTATCGCCATGCTGGAGCTGGCCAAGGAAACGCTGATCGAAATCACCCAGGCCGAAGCCTATGCGCCCATTTATGTGCGTCTGGCCTATACCCCGGTGTGA
- a CDS encoding YitT family protein yields the protein MGINLAVLPDMSTPLSSSASSALVGSMDAAAAAAPATSGLRHGRFEDAQALFTGSLFVSITMMLFAQAGLLTGSTAGVAFLLHYVTGLPFGAIFFVINLPFYWFAWKRMGAEFTIKTFVSVAMLALMADVGPRFIHIDYLNPLYAAVAGGLLMGSGCLFLARHHSSLGGATIVSLYLQDRYGIRAGKVQMMIDCTVVLLALAIVPLERVAYSVLAAVIMSMFLWISHRPGRYQGN from the coding sequence ATGGGCATCAATCTTGCTGTCTTACCCGACATGTCCACACCGCTATCTTCTTCCGCCAGCTCTGCTCTGGTCGGCAGCATGGATGCCGCCGCTGCTGCTGCACCGGCCACTTCGGGCCTGCGCCATGGCCGCTTCGAGGACGCGCAGGCTCTGTTCACGGGCTCGCTGTTTGTCTCCATCACCATGATGCTGTTTGCGCAGGCGGGGCTGCTCACGGGCAGCACGGCGGGCGTGGCCTTTTTGCTGCACTATGTGACGGGACTGCCTTTCGGTGCCATTTTCTTCGTCATCAATCTGCCGTTCTACTGGTTTGCCTGGAAGCGCATGGGCGCGGAGTTCACGATCAAGACCTTTGTCTCGGTTGCCATGCTGGCGCTGATGGCCGATGTGGGCCCGCGCTTCATTCATATCGACTATCTGAATCCGCTCTATGCAGCCGTGGCTGGAGGCTTGCTGATGGGATCGGGTTGTCTGTTTCTGGCACGGCATCATTCCAGCCTGGGCGGAGCCACCATCGTCTCGCTCTATCTGCAGGACCGCTACGGTATTCGCGCCGGCAAGGTGCAGATGATGATCGACTGCACTGTTGTGCTGCTGGCGCTGGCCATCGTGCCGCTGGAGCGTGTGGCGTATTCGGTGCTTGCGGCGGTGATCATGAGCATGTTCCTGTGGATCAGCCATCGCCCCGGCCGCTATCAGGGTAACTGA
- a CDS encoding NAD(P)/FAD-dependent oxidoreductase, giving the protein MQINRRQILGGAAAGAASFAVPAIVQAKAASAHVVVIGGGFGGATAARYLRQFAPHIQVTLVEPAERFYTCPFSNLYLAGLRSWDSIGHGYGGLRKAGVNVVHARADQVLTDSRRVLLSNGQALSYDKLVLSPGIDMRWNALEGYDEAAAQLAPHAWKAGAQTQLLKKQLEAMPDGGKFVMVIPANPFRCPPGPYERAAMVAHYLKKHKPKSKILLLDDKDAFSKQGLFIQGWKALYGDMIEWVKQADDGKVTRVDAKNLEVETAFGTRHKADVLNVIPPQKAGFIADRAGVTNASGWVPVKPESFESTQVQHVYVLGDATIAAPMPKSGFAANTQGKVAAAAIAAELSGSPLPAAAFANTCYSLIGTDYGISVAGVYRTAAGKLIEVPESGGVSPMNGDAAFRKAEADYGAAWYKAISADIWGS; this is encoded by the coding sequence ATGCAGATCAATCGTCGTCAAATTCTCGGTGGTGCTGCCGCCGGCGCAGCCAGCTTCGCCGTGCCCGCCATCGTGCAGGCCAAGGCAGCTTCGGCCCACGTGGTCGTGATCGGAGGCGGCTTTGGCGGAGCCACGGCTGCGCGCTATCTGCGCCAGTTCGCGCCGCATATCCAGGTCACGCTGGTGGAGCCAGCCGAGCGCTTCTATACCTGCCCCTTCTCCAACCTGTACCTGGCCGGCCTGCGCAGCTGGGACAGCATAGGCCACGGCTACGGCGGTCTGCGCAAGGCTGGCGTGAACGTGGTCCACGCGCGGGCCGACCAGGTACTGACCGACTCCAGGCGCGTGCTGCTGTCCAACGGTCAGGCGCTGAGCTATGACAAGCTGGTACTCTCGCCCGGTATCGACATGCGCTGGAATGCACTGGAAGGTTATGACGAGGCGGCCGCGCAGCTCGCCCCTCATGCCTGGAAGGCCGGAGCGCAGACCCAACTGCTCAAGAAGCAGCTCGAAGCCATGCCCGACGGCGGCAAGTTCGTGATGGTCATCCCTGCCAACCCCTTCCGCTGCCCGCCCGGTCCCTACGAGCGCGCGGCAATGGTGGCGCACTACCTCAAGAAGCACAAACCAAAGTCCAAGATTCTGCTGCTGGACGACAAGGATGCCTTCTCCAAGCAAGGTCTGTTCATTCAGGGCTGGAAGGCGCTTTATGGCGACATGATCGAATGGGTCAAGCAGGCCGATGACGGCAAGGTCACACGCGTGGATGCCAAGAACCTGGAAGTGGAAACCGCGTTCGGCACCAGGCACAAGGCCGATGTACTCAACGTCATTCCGCCCCAGAAGGCCGGCTTTATCGCCGACCGCGCCGGCGTGACCAACGCCAGCGGCTGGGTGCCCGTCAAGCCAGAGTCCTTTGAGTCCACCCAGGTCCAGCATGTCTATGTGCTGGGCGACGCTACGATTGCTGCGCCCATGCCCAAGTCCGGCTTTGCCGCCAATACACAAGGCAAGGTGGCCGCTGCCGCGATTGCCGCCGAGCTGAGCGGCAGCCCCCTGCCTGCGGCGGCCTTTGCCAACACCTGCTACAGCCTGATCGGCACCGACTACGGCATTTCCGTGGCCGGCGTCTACCGCACGGCAGCGGGCAAGCTGATCGAAGTACCCGAATCCGGCGGCGTGAGCCCCATGAACGGCGATGCCGCCTTCCGCAAGGCCGAGGCCGACTACGGCGCAGCCTGGTACAAGGCGATCAGCGCGGATATCTGGGGTAGTTAA
- a CDS encoding outer membrane protein assembly factor BamE, with amino-acid sequence MNIFSRVTAALAAAAISTLALLGCDEQKIKELEEGLSTEADVRAKFGEPERIWNEEDGSRTFEYNRQPAGAKNYMITIGADGKMSALRQVLAPHVFARIVPGMPENEVRRMLGKPAKMMTYQLKQETDWDWNYIDPPTREMQFTVTFGSDGRVLRTLNRERLPDESRG; translated from the coding sequence ATGAATATTTTTTCCCGTGTGACGGCGGCCCTGGCGGCGGCTGCGATCAGCACCCTGGCACTGCTGGGCTGCGACGAGCAGAAGATCAAGGAGCTGGAGGAAGGCCTGTCCACCGAGGCCGATGTGCGCGCGAAGTTTGGCGAGCCCGAACGCATCTGGAACGAAGAGGATGGCTCGCGCACCTTTGAATACAACCGCCAGCCGGCCGGAGCCAAGAACTACATGATCACCATAGGCGCTGACGGCAAGATGAGTGCGCTGCGCCAGGTGCTGGCCCCGCATGTGTTTGCCAGGATCGTGCCCGGCATGCCGGAAAACGAGGTGCGCCGCATGCTGGGCAAGCCCGCCAAGATGATGACTTACCAGCTCAAGCAGGAAACCGACTGGGACTGGAACTACATCGATCCGCCCACACGCGAGATGCAGTTCACAGTGACCTTCGGCTCCGATGGCCGGGTGCTGCGCACGCTCAACCGCGAACGCCTGCCCGACGAGTCGCGCGGCTGA
- the soxZ gene encoding thiosulfate oxidation carrier complex protein SoxZ translates to MNKPARVWVSNANPKKGEVLRVRAQMEHVMESGLRTDPATGKVRPRNIVSRFEARLGNTLLFSWEPGISIAQNPYIEFTFVARESGELNMQWKDEQGQTLSAQKTISVA, encoded by the coding sequence ATGAACAAACCAGCTCGCGTATGGGTCAGCAATGCCAACCCCAAGAAAGGCGAAGTGCTGCGCGTGCGCGCGCAGATGGAACATGTCATGGAAAGCGGTCTGCGCACCGATCCGGCCACGGGCAAGGTGCGCCCGCGCAATATCGTGAGCCGTTTCGAAGCCCGGTTGGGCAACACCTTGCTGTTCAGCTGGGAGCCAGGCATCTCGATTGCCCAGAACCCCTATATCGAGTTCACCTTTGTCGCCCGGGAAAGTGGCGAGCTCAACATGCAGTGGAAGGACGAGCAGGGCCAGACGCTGAGTGCGCAGAAGACGATCAGCGTCGCCTGA
- a CDS encoding YeeE/YedE family protein, producing the protein MLLWSVFLLGMAFGVAARLGRFCLLRGLRQQMGLDAEAAPGQAPALQAFALALAVALLASQGLQALGMLNLSLAAIARPSFSMAGVLIGGLLFGIGMVLARACGARSLVLLAGGNLRSLVTLVFLALGAQLAMTGVLTPLRLWLQTLSPLTLAHATLPAYLSSLNTWLLTLALALLLLAYALLRPGLRQSRVQWGSALLIGLLVAAGWWLTAHIGVDEFEPARLTSLSFIGPIAEALLYLQLSVGREPGIGLALTAGVLAGAFFAALGSRTARWEGFDSTSRLAASAGGGLLMGVGGVLAAGCSIGQGLSGLSTLSLASFAAVAGILLGALLSLRLLRRQ; encoded by the coding sequence ATGTTGTTGTGGTCTGTTTTTTTGCTGGGCATGGCCTTTGGTGTGGCGGCGCGGCTGGGGCGGTTTTGTCTGCTGCGCGGGCTGCGCCAGCAAATGGGGCTGGACGCGGAAGCCGCACCCGGCCAGGCACCTGCATTGCAGGCCTTTGCCCTGGCATTGGCCGTGGCCTTGCTGGCCTCGCAGGGGCTGCAGGCTCTGGGAATGCTCAATCTGAGCCTGGCCGCCATCGCGCGGCCCAGCTTTTCCATGGCTGGCGTGCTGATTGGTGGTTTGCTGTTCGGCATCGGCATGGTGCTGGCCCGCGCCTGCGGAGCACGCTCCCTGGTGCTGCTGGCAGGAGGCAATCTGCGCTCTCTGGTCACCCTCGTGTTTCTGGCACTGGGTGCGCAACTGGCCATGACCGGTGTGCTGACGCCTCTGCGCCTGTGGCTGCAGACCCTCAGCCCCCTCACGCTGGCTCACGCCACCTTGCCCGCCTATCTGTCTTCCTTGAATACATGGCTGCTGACGCTTGCGCTGGCCTTGCTGCTGCTGGCCTATGCCCTGCTGCGTCCCGGCCTGCGCCAAAGCCGCGTGCAGTGGGGCAGCGCGTTGCTCATAGGCCTGCTGGTGGCCGCAGGCTGGTGGCTGACTGCTCATATCGGGGTCGATGAGTTCGAGCCGGCCCGCCTCACCTCGCTGAGCTTCATCGGCCCGATCGCCGAGGCCCTGCTCTATCTGCAACTGTCCGTGGGACGCGAGCCCGGCATAGGCCTGGCGCTGACGGCGGGCGTGCTCGCCGGTGCATTTTTCGCAGCACTGGGCAGCCGCACTGCGCGCTGGGAAGGCTTTGACAGCACCAGCCGCCTGGCAGCCAGCGCTGGTGGCGGCCTGCTGATGGGCGTTGGCGGCGTGCTGGCCGCAGGCTGCTCCATCGGCCAGGGGCTGAGCGGGCTGTCCACGCTGTCGCTGGCCAGTTTTGCGGCCGTTGCCGGCATCCTGCTCGGAGCGCTTCTCAGCCTGCGCCTGCTGCGCCGGCAATAG
- the queE gene encoding 7-carboxy-7-deazaguanine synthase — MTYSVKEIFYTLQGEGGQAGVPAVFCRFAGCNLWTGREQDRPNATCQFCDTDFVGTDGTLGGKFATADELAERILSQWPADDSQHRMVVLTGGEPLLQVDQALIAALHARGFRISVESNGTVAAPEGIDWLCISPKAGADWIQRSGQELKLVWPQPTFDLAAIEASTEFQHYFLQPMDNAQQSSNIAACIAQCMQRPGWRLSLQTHKLTGIR, encoded by the coding sequence ATGACATACAGCGTCAAAGAAATCTTCTACACCTTGCAAGGCGAAGGCGGCCAGGCCGGCGTGCCCGCCGTGTTCTGCCGCTTTGCGGGCTGCAATCTGTGGACCGGCCGTGAACAGGATCGGCCCAACGCCACCTGCCAATTCTGCGACACCGATTTTGTCGGCACCGACGGCACCCTTGGCGGCAAGTTCGCCACGGCCGATGAACTGGCCGAGCGCATTCTGAGCCAGTGGCCTGCCGACGACAGCCAGCACCGCATGGTGGTGTTGACGGGCGGCGAGCCTTTGCTGCAGGTCGACCAGGCCCTGATCGCAGCCCTGCATGCGCGCGGTTTTCGTATCTCGGTGGAAAGCAACGGCACGGTGGCCGCACCCGAAGGCATAGACTGGCTGTGCATCAGCCCCAAGGCCGGTGCCGACTGGATTCAGCGCAGCGGCCAGGAGCTCAAGCTGGTCTGGCCTCAGCCCACATTCGATCTGGCGGCCATTGAAGCCAGCACCGAGTTCCAGCACTATTTTCTGCAGCCCATGGACAATGCCCAGCAGAGCAGCAATATTGCCGCCTGTATCGCGCAATGCATGCAGCGCCCCGGCTGGCGCCTGAGCCTGCAAACCCACAAGCTCACGGGCATTAGATGA
- the metG gene encoding methionine--tRNA ligase, translating to MTARKLFVTTALPYANGNFHIGHIMEYIQADTWVRAQRMQGNAVNFVGADDAHGAPIMIAAEKAGKTPQQFVADIAAGRKQYLDGFHIAFDNWSNTDSAENHELSKQIYLDLKKAGFIETRTIEQFFDPEKNMFLPDRFIKGECPRCHAKDQYGDNCEVCSSVYAPTDLINPFSALSGATPVMKSSEHFFFKLSDPRAVEFLTEWTQNGKHVQPEVAAKIKEWFGVRTNPDGSTSEGLDDWDISRDAPYFGIEIPDAPGKYFYVWLDAPVGYLASLKELLNKRGEDYDAYMADPDLEQYHFIGKDIITFHTLFWPAMLKFSGRKTPTRICVHGFMTVNNGEKMSKSRGTGLDPLKYLSLKMNPEWLRYYLGAKLNGKNEDIDFNPEDFMLRVNSDLIGKYVNIASRAAGFISKRFDGRLGVVSEDGQTLLAALREQQAAIVAAYEGRDSARAAREIMLLCDKVNSYVDANKPWELAKKEGMDARLHDVCTTCIEAFRILTIYLSPILPGVAAEVANFLIVPPESFADVVKPLGAGHQIGIYQHLMQRVDPKQLEALFEAPAGQAAPAAEPAKAEKKAAKKAEPVIDPNAPGGEPLAETISIDDFAKVDLRIARILECRAVEGSTKLLQLTLDVGEKDENGQPRTRNVFSGISSMYQPEQLQGKLTVMVANLAPRKMKFGLSEGMVLAASHADEKAHPGIYVLEPFPGAMPGMRIH from the coding sequence ATGACCGCACGCAAACTATTCGTCACCACCGCCCTGCCGTACGCCAACGGCAACTTCCACATCGGCCACATCATGGAATACATCCAGGCCGACACCTGGGTGCGTGCGCAGCGAATGCAGGGCAATGCGGTCAACTTCGTGGGCGCCGACGACGCCCACGGCGCGCCCATCATGATTGCCGCCGAAAAGGCCGGCAAGACGCCCCAGCAGTTCGTGGCCGACATCGCCGCCGGCCGCAAGCAGTACCTCGACGGCTTCCACATCGCCTTCGACAACTGGAGCAATACCGACAGCGCCGAAAACCACGAGCTGTCCAAGCAGATCTACCTGGACCTGAAGAAGGCCGGCTTCATCGAAACCCGCACCATCGAGCAGTTCTTCGACCCCGAGAAGAACATGTTCCTGCCCGACCGCTTCATCAAGGGCGAATGCCCGCGCTGCCACGCCAAGGACCAGTACGGCGACAACTGCGAAGTCTGCAGCTCGGTCTACGCGCCCACCGACCTCATCAATCCGTTCTCGGCCCTGTCGGGTGCCACCCCGGTGATGAAGTCGTCCGAGCATTTCTTCTTCAAGCTCTCCGACCCGCGCGCCGTGGAATTCCTGACCGAGTGGACGCAGAACGGCAAGCATGTGCAGCCCGAAGTGGCGGCCAAGATCAAGGAATGGTTCGGCGTGCGCACCAACCCCGACGGCTCGACCAGCGAAGGCCTGGACGACTGGGACATCAGCCGCGACGCGCCCTATTTCGGTATCGAGATTCCCGATGCACCGGGCAAGTACTTCTATGTCTGGCTGGATGCGCCCGTAGGCTATCTGGCGTCGCTCAAGGAACTACTCAACAAGCGCGGCGAAGACTACGACGCATACATGGCCGACCCCGATCTGGAGCAGTACCACTTCATCGGCAAGGACATCATCACCTTCCACACGCTGTTCTGGCCTGCCATGCTGAAGTTCAGCGGCCGCAAGACGCCGACCAGGATCTGCGTGCATGGCTTCATGACCGTGAACAACGGCGAGAAGATGAGCAAGAGCCGCGGCACCGGCCTCGATCCGCTCAAGTACCTGTCGCTCAAGATGAACCCCGAGTGGCTGCGCTACTACCTGGGCGCCAAGCTCAACGGCAAGAACGAAGACATCGACTTCAACCCCGAAGACTTCATGCTGCGCGTCAACTCCGACCTGATCGGCAAGTACGTCAACATCGCTTCGCGCGCCGCAGGCTTTATCAGCAAGCGCTTTGACGGCAGGCTGGGCGTGGTCAGCGAAGACGGCCAGACCCTGCTGGCCGCGCTGCGCGAGCAGCAAGCCGCCATCGTCGCCGCCTACGAAGGCCGCGACTCGGCCCGTGCTGCGCGCGAGATCATGCTGCTGTGCGACAAGGTCAACAGCTATGTGGACGCCAACAAGCCCTGGGAGCTGGCCAAGAAGGAAGGCATGGATGCCCGCCTGCACGATGTGTGCACGACCTGCATCGAAGCCTTCCGCATCCTGACCATCTACCTGAGCCCCATCCTGCCCGGCGTGGCCGCAGAAGTCGCCAACTTCCTCATCGTGCCGCCCGAAAGCTTTGCCGACGTGGTCAAGCCCCTGGGCGCGGGCCACCAGATCGGCATCTACCAGCATCTGATGCAACGCGTCGATCCCAAGCAGCTCGAAGCCCTGTTCGAAGCGCCCGCGGGCCAGGCAGCCCCCGCCGCCGAACCCGCCAAGGCCGAGAAAAAGGCCGCCAAGAAGGCCGAGCCCGTGATCGACCCCAATGCCCCCGGCGGCGAGCCGCTGGCCGAGACCATCAGCATCGACGACTTTGCCAAGGTCGATCTGCGCATCGCCAGGATCCTGGAATGCAGGGCGGTGGAAGGCTCGACCAAGCTGCTGCAGCTGACGCTGGATGTGGGCGAGAAGGACGAGAACGGTCAACCCAGGACCCGCAATGTGTTCAGCGGCATCAGCAGCATGTACCAGCCCGAGCAGCTGCAGGGCAAGCTGACGGTGATGGTGGCCAATCTGGCACCGCGCAAGATGAAGTTCGGCCTGTCCGAAGGCATGGTGCTGGCCGCCAGCCACGCCGACGAGAAGGCCCATCCCGGCATCTATGTGCTGGAACCCTTCCCTGGCGCCATGCCCGGCATGCGGATTCATTGA